From Anopheles coluzzii chromosome 3, AcolN3, whole genome shotgun sequence, the proteins below share one genomic window:
- the LOC120957243 gene encoding apolipoprotein D-like, with amino-acid sequence MAKVPRVLAMTATVVALACLAGVVQSHTYKTGDCPSVEPMSGFSMKQFLGIWYVIQKTGTASTCVIYNITKNPDTPDEYFIEQISQKAPLSIAPIKHEYSYTGKLTVTDRDVPARMTVRFPLSVAGSAKFVIFMTDYDTYAGVFSCQKIPFGHRQSATLLSRTRDLDKIYVDKIRTRLASYSVDPFDLSIVNQTGCPKEGEAGWNIHIDPDTFSTRNIANAFRKAGEAIGDGFEAAVNAGKKIYNKYRDGDSDEMEAEVVETGTHRSERLINAAEWLP; translated from the exons ATGGCTAAAGTTCCGCGTGTACTGGCGATGACGGCTACCGTCGTCGCTCTAGCCTGTCTGGCCGGTGTTGTGCAGAGTCATACGTACAAAACCGGCGACTGTCCATCGGTTGAGCCGATGAGTGGTTTTAGCATGAAGcag TTTCTTGGCATCTGGTACGTTATCCAGAAGACGGGCACTGCCTCAACCTGCGTGATCTACAACATTACCAAAAACCCGGACACCCCGGACGAGTATTTTATCGAGCAGATCTCCCAGAAGGCACCGCTCTCGATCGCACCCATCAAGCACGAGTACTCGTACACCGGCAAGCTTACCGTCACCGACCGGGACGTACCAGCCCGAATGACCGTACGGTTTCCGCTCA GCGTAGCCGGTTCCGCAAAGTTTGTCATCTTCATGACCGACTACGATACGTACGCCGGGGTGTTTTCGTGCCAGAAGATTCCGTTCGGCCATCGGCAGAGTGCTACCCTGCTGTCCCGTACGCGCGATTTGGACAAAATCTACGTCGACAAG ATTCGCACCCGATTGGCTTCGTACTCGGTGGATCCGTTCGATCTGAGCATCGTCAACCAGACCGGCTGCCCGAAGGAGGGCGAAGCCGGATGGAATATTCACATCGACCCGGACACCTTCTCGACGCGCAACATTGCAAACGCTTTCCGGAAGGCGGGCGAAGCGATCGGTGACGGTTTCGAGGCTGCAGTGAACGCCGGCAAAAAG ATCTACAACAAATATCGCGATGGAGACAGTGACGAGATGGAAGCCGAAGTGGTAGAAACCGGAACCCACCGTTCCGAACGACTGATTAATGCAGCCGAATGGTTGCCCTAA
- the LOC120957245 gene encoding zinc metalloproteinase nas-14-like, which yields MDRIEQVSCIRFVPRTTQNGYIFISETDPGVCSARVGYTGTKQPVNLSTNGCMSRGTIIHELLHALGFIHMQSSPDRDLYLDINYAAIIPGKEHNFNRYFSSAADDHGIPYDYDSVMHYASTAFSVNGQPTIIPKKKDALIGQRNNLSPKDIKQLNHLYPNCY from the exons ATGGATAGGATCGAGCAGGTGAGCTGCATCCGGTTTGTACCGCGCACGACCCAGAATGGTTACATTTTCATTTCG GAAACTGACCCGGGAGTCTGTTCGGCTAGGGTAGGCTATACTGGAACGAAGCAACCCGTCAACCTGTCAACGAACGGCTGCATGTCCCGTGGCACCATCATCCACGAGCTGCTGCATGCCCTCGGGTTCATTCATATGCAGAGTAGCCCCGATCGTGATCTCTACCTGGATATTAACTACGCTGCCATAATACCGGGCAAAGAGCACAACTTCAATCGCTACTTTTCATCGGCGGCTGACGATCATGGCATACCGTACGATTACGACAGTGTGATGCATTACGCATCGACGGCGTTCAGCGTAAATGGGCAGCCGACGATTATTCCGAAAAAGAAGGACGCTCTGATTGGACAGCGTAATAACCTAAGTCCTAAAGACATCAAACAACTCAACCATCTGTATCCGAACTGTTACTAG
- the LOC120956343 gene encoding uncharacterized protein LOC120956343, which translates to MKLVASVTTCVLVALALTIGGEAQENVLTRVAPSMLECYESAQIFERDNRLPMTMNMLIELIRKVEDTPGFQQDIRQLAISMLHRFRQDGIVRAPGVTSMSGVIPFSPTEFQFTKHRVLFSRLLPGNAVNFPNATLSIDERCALHFMLSNSIDRRVRGDENIRCSQLSQYRAARVPRELDFKDRSRMRSNYLGDNEMLEQPEMDRIREHIKKIKHKASSAARLEMDPDEDHPNDEEEHPEATVEGDDEPQEEPIAAAGEDEETGEPLEEDGALGEIGDVSLVDIASNAISACPVENGVVYTPWGSVMAGTVLAGIAAGLEPQTVQLRDLMSRSDQYRSRQVQPMRVDNRWAATLSGDLAEVSLLHAPSVANNVQVGAAGAWNRTVAPRWYFLSQREHLQMTDTEIRAGIDGLLLATNIAEWRSRANNLRLSQVLDMYYSHRGVFNDTVRSCNRRDLFTTVAPMQQLREQTVAFSTVLDKEMQMPFTISQEAIINFSDQATDALANYIPSALNDLSCEATAIVMNDPTIWRTASDLYIFIDAAWPHRDAYSVVSNILDSLDVGRFGTNYTILNARDGNVIVNSTQFLSDFHMTYTPELHQTLPNGLNIPNVFRRMREETNNLMSTERRTNNLSGRSKLALMIVHTDRVSEGDTNFAIQHLQIFREEVPDLRFLYLAAGDPGRFNRFVRDERRDVFPLRELESGSIVDTVRVQLSPVIHRIQQEPRRIVNPRCGHDWVQENWGSNSMNQFVEPRGVNFYRLHPNYFFRQGENRRFRIQGHGFATLTVCHSRWVERPRQNSTENRDSIQCRTINTDAYDIDLSNACDGHSVIHTCPPLFVSVEGPLNPPAVIRCSEPQCRFPDNARFAVVLDNMGCFSSASRTVSSLLLAAMLALVVALFKQS; encoded by the exons ATGAAGTTAGTGGCGTCGGTAACGACGTGTGTGCTGGTGGCCCTGGCACTAACCATCGGCGGAGAGGCGCAGGAAAATGTCCTCACCCGCGTGGCACCGTCCATGCTGGAGTGCTACGAGAGTGCACAGATCTTCGAGCGGGACAACCGGCTGCCAATGACGATGAACATGCTGATCGAGCTGATCCGCAAGGTGGAGGATACGCCCGGATTCCAGCAGGATATTCGACAGCTCGCCATCAGTATGCTGCACCGCTTCCGGCAGGATGGTATTGTGCGGGCACCGGGCGTAACGAGCATGTCCGGTGTGATACCGTTCAGCCCTACCGAGTTCCAGTTTACGAAGCATCGTGTGCTGTTCTCCCGTCTACTGCCTGGCAATGCGGTCAACTTCCCGAACGCTACATTGAGCATTGATGAAAGG TGTGCCCTTCATTTCATGCTCTCGAACTCGATCGATCGCCGTGTGCGAGGTGATGAGAACATCCGCTGCTCGCAGCTCTCCCAGTATCGGGCCGCTCGAGTACCGCGCGAGCTAGACTTCAAGGATCGTAGCCGAATGCGATCGAACTATCTGGGCGATAATGAGATGCTGGAGCAACCGGAAATGGATCGCATTCGCGAGCATATCAAGAAGATTAAGCATAAGGCATCGTCGGCCGCACGGCTTGAGATGGACCCGGACGAGGATCACCCGAACGATGAGGAGGAGCATCCCGAGGCGACCGTCGAAGGAGACGACGAACCACAGGAGGAACCGATCGCTGCCGCGGGGGAAGACGAGGAAACTGGCGAACCGCTGGAAGAGGATGGTGCGCTCGGAGAGATCGGTGACGTTAGCTTGGTGGACATTGCCTCGAACGCGATCAGTGCCTGTCCGGTGGAGAACGGTGTTGTCTACACGCCGTGGGGCTCGGTAATGGCCGGCACGGTATTGGCCGGTATTGCGGCCGGTTTGGAACCACAAACCGTGCAGCTGCGTGATCTTATGTCCCGGTCGGATCAGTACCGCAGCCGGCAGGTACAGCCGATGCGCGTGGACAACCGCTGGGCAGCGACACTGTCGGGAGATTTGGCCGAGGTGAGTCTGCTGCATGCACCGTCGGTAGCGAACAATGTGCAGGTGGGTGCGGCCGGTGCGTGGAATCGAACGGTTGCTCCCCGCTGGTACTTCCTGAGCCAGCGAGAGCATCTGCAGATGACGGACACGGAGATTCGGGCAGGTATTGatgggctgctgctggccacaAACATTGCCGAGTGGCGTAGCCGGGCGAATAATTTGCGCTTGAGTCAGGTGTTGGATATGTACTATTCGCATCGGGGTGTGTTTAACGATACGGTGCGGTCGTGTAATCGTCGCGATCTCTTTACGACGGTTGCACCGATGCAGCAGTTGCGCGAGCAGACGGTTGCGTTCAGCACGGTGCTAGATAAGGAGATGCAGATGCCGTTCACGATTTCTCAGGAAGCTATTATTAACTTCTCCGATCAGGCGACCGATGCGTTGGCTAACTACATTC CTTCTGCTCTAAATGATCTGTCGTGTGAAGCGACTGCGATCGTGATGAACGATCCCACCATCTGGCGTACGGCCTCCGATCTGTATATCTTTATTGATGCTGCCTGGCCTCACCGGGACGCGTACTCTGTGGTCTC AAACATTCTTGATTCTCTCGATGTGGGTCGCTTCGGTACGAACTATACGATTTTGAATGCACGCGATGGAAATGTGATCGTTAACTCGACCCAGTTCCTATCAGACTTCCATATGACTTACACGCCGGAGCTGCACCAAACTC TACCGAATGGATTGAACATCCCGAACGTGTTCCGGCGAATGCGCGAAGAAACGAACAACCTGATGAGCACCGAACGGCGTACAAACAACTTGAGCGGACGATCGAAGCTTGCGTTAATGATCGTACACACGGATCGCGTCAGCGAGGGTGACACCAACTTTGCCATCCAGCATCTGCAAATCTTCCGCGAGGAGGTTCCGGATCTGCGCTTCCTGTATTTGGCCGCCGGCGATCCGGGACGGTTCAATCGGTTCGTGCGGGACGAGCGGCGCGATGTGTTCCCGCTGCGTGAGCTTGAGTCTGGCTCAATCGTGGATACGGTACGCGTCCAGCTAAGCCCGGTCATTCACCGGATTCAGCAGGAACCGAGAAGGATTGTGAATCCACGCTGTGGCCACGACTGGGTTCAGGAAAATTGGGGCTCCAACTCGATGAATCAGTTTGTTGAGCCCCGTGGCGTGAACTTTTACCGGTTACATCCGAACTACTTCTTCCGGCAGGGTGAGAACCGCCGGTTTCGTATTCAGGGCCATGGATTTGCAACGCTAACGGTGTGCCACTCACGTTGGGTTGAACGTCCAAG ACAAAACTCAACCGAAAACCGTGACTCGATCCAGTGCCGCACAATCAACACGGATGCGTACGATATTGACCTCTCGAATGCTTGCGATGGTCATTCGGTGATTCACACCTGTCCGCCGCTGTTTGTGTCCGTCGAAGGACCGCTCAATCCACCGGCCGTTATACGTTGCTCCGAGCCGCAATGTCGTTTCCCGGACAATGCACGGTTTGCTGTTGTGCTGGACAATATGGGATGCTTCAGCAGTGCCAGCAGGACGGTCAGCTCACTACTGTTGGCGGCCATGTTGGCGTTGGTCGTAGCGTTGTTTAAGCAGTCGtag
- the LOC120957244 gene encoding zinc metalloproteinase nas-13-like, whose protein sequence is MAAKRKQVVRHVVLTCVILLALLAEETVAKRYEEIGNRHQGDIVLSDLQSDAANVGATQIVQDAFRWVKGIVPYEISPEFSQLEMNQIKYAMDRIASYSCVRFGPRSPTDRQYLNITASPTGCWATLGMNLLANQLNLQREGCLETGVIMHQLLHVLGLTHPQSRPDRDFYVLVEQDAIDTSLKKNLDKYQQGVIEDFGIPYDYESILHCQSDAFGSSASNRATVVPLVDVEIGQRNELSLKDVRKLNKMYDYEYCGHCYRGNCNKS, encoded by the exons ATGGCAGCAAAGAGAAAGCAG GTGGTGCGCCATGTTGTACTGACATGCGTCATACTGTTGGCATTGCTAGCAGAGGAGACTGTTGCCAAACGCTACGAAGAGATTGGAAACCGACATCAGGGCGACATAGTGCTGTCCGATCTACAGTCCGATGCGGCTAATGTCGGTGCCACACAGATCGTACAGGATGCCTTTAGGTGGGTTAAGGGCATTGTACCGTACGAGATTTCACCGGAGTTCT CTCAACTCGAGATGAATCAGATCAAGTACGCGATGGATAGGATTGCATCGTACAGCTGTGTTCGGTTTGGTCCGAGGAGTCCCACAGACAGGCAGTATCTCAACATTACCGCCAGTCCGACTGGATGCTGGGCAACGCTTGGTATGAATTTACTAGCCAATCAGCTTAATCTGCAGCGAGAAGGATGTCTCGAAACGGGCGTTATTATGCACCAGCTTCTGCATGTGCTCGGCCTAACGCACCCACAGTCCCGCCCGGATCGTGACTTTTACGTACTGGTGGAGCAGGATGCGATCGATACGAGTCTGAAGAAAAATCTGGACAAATATCAGCAGGGTGTGATCGAGGACTTTGGCATACCGTACGATTACGAAAGCATTCTTCACTGTCAGTCGGATGCGTTCGGGTCGTCGGCATCGAATCGAGCGACCGTCGTTCCATTG gTTGATGTTGAGATCGGTCAACGAAACGAGTTAAGCCTGAAGGATGTGCGCAAGCTGAACAAGATGTACGACTACGAGTACTGTGGACACTGCTACCGTGGCAATTGTAACAAATCTTAA
- the LOC120956345 gene encoding trypsin-3-like: MTLRFAAVFCLLLASCLAAVPKRNMARVVGGSDTTIEAHPYQVSLRRLHKHSCGGAILNTNTILTAAHCVDYPELVPSDFEVRAGSTFRNEGGQLITVAQIHTHPSYNDWTLEWDISVLKLVSSLQLSPTVQPISLPDRGLTIPDGTSVSLAGWGSLYYQGPSTNHLQHVMLPIVSNSRCGMAYKNFAPILPFHICAGHKGKDACQGDSGGPLVYQSRVVGIVSWGYGCAFENYPSVYTRVSEFLDFIGQHF; encoded by the exons ATGACGTTACGATTCGCTGCGGTGTTCTGTCTGCTGTTGGCCAGTTGCTTGGCGGCTG TGCCGAAAAGAAACATGGCTCGCGTCGTCGGCGGTAGCGATACGACGATCGAGGCCCATCCGTACCAGGTGTCGCTTCGGCGGCTGCACAAGCACAGTTGCGGAGGTGCTATTTTGAACACAAACACCATCCTAACAGCTGCTCACTGCGTCGATTA TCCAGAGCTTGTCCCATCGGACTTTGAGGTACGCGCTGGTTCCACGTTCCGCAATGAGGGCGGTCAGCTGATTACCGTTGCCCAAATCCACACGCATCCGAGCTACAACGATTGGACGCTCGAGTGGGATATTTCCGTCCTGAAGCTTGTCAGCTCACTGCAGCTCAGCCCTACCGTGCAACCGATCAGTCTACCAGACCGAGGCCTAACCATACCCGATGGTACCTCCGTATCGCTAGCAGGATGGGGTTCGCTTTAC TACCAGGGACCGTCCACGAATCATCTGCAGCACGTAATGCTTCCGATCGTAAGCAACAGCCGTTGCGGAATGGCGTACAAGAACTTTGCCCCAATCCTACCATTCCACATCTGCGCGGGTCACAAGGGTAAGGACGCCTGTCAGGGTGACTCGGGCGGTCCGTTGGTGTACCAGAGCCGTgtcgtcggaatcgtttccTGGGGCTATGGCTGTGCGTTTGAGAACTACCCATCGGTTTATACGCGAGTGTCTGAGTTTTTGGATTTCATCGGGCAACACTTCTAA
- the LOC120956344 gene encoding astacin-like yields the protein MNAVSWVLFCVVAISSQTLGTPVKRDSEIGMEMASSLEEVGGNFEGDIDLTSDQEKAVKYGYTAIIGESFKWPNNIVPYMIDTTAFTISQQNSILSAIQQIELVSCVRFKPRTTEADYVKVMGGYSGCWASLGRRGGAQTVNLQPNGCMSRGTIIHEFLHALGFVHMQSASDRDFYVTINWSAIQADKASNFDRYGPTVVDDFGIPYDYESVMHYGSTAFTYSGQQTIVPKTSGVTIGQRVGMSLKDIRRLNALYPNCY from the exons ATGAACGCGGTATCATGGGTATTGTTCTGTGTGGTGGCAATTTCGTCACAGACGCTGGGAACACCCGTTAAGAGAGACTCTGAAATCG GTATGGAGATGGCGAGCTCGCTGGAGGAAGTTGGTGGCAACTTTGAAGGCGATATCGATCTTACCAGCGATCAGGAGAAGGCAGTTAAATATGGCTACACCGCTATCATTGGCGAGTCGTTCAAGTGGCCGAACAACATCGTACCGTACATGATCGATACAACAGCGTTCA CTATTAGTCAGCAGAACAGCATTCTGTCCGCTATACAGCAGATCGAGCTAGTTAGCTGCGTCCGCTTTAAGCCACGCACGACGGAAGCTGATTACGTAAAAGTTATG GGTGGCTACAGTGGCTGTTGGGCTAGTCTGGGTCGCCGTGGTGGTGCTCAGACGGTGAATCTGCAACCGAACGGCTGCATGTCGCGCGGTACGATCATCCACGAATTCCTACATGCGCTCGGGTTTGTGCACATGCAGAGCGCCTCGGACCGTGACTTTTACGTGACGATCAACTGGAGCGCAATCCAGGCGGACAAGGCTTCCAACTTCGATCGGTACGGTCCGACCGTAGTGGATGACTTTGGCATCCCGTACGATTACGAGAGCGTGATGCACTACGGTTCGACGGCGTTCACCTACAGCGGACAGCAAACGATCGTACCGAAGACGAGTGGCGTTACGATCGGGCAACGTGTCGGCATGAGCCTTAAGGACATCAGGCGACTGAACGCTCTGTACCCGAACTGCTACTAA